One Xyrauchen texanus isolate HMW12.3.18 chromosome 34, RBS_HiC_50CHRs, whole genome shotgun sequence genomic window carries:
- the LOC127627718 gene encoding endothelial cell-specific chemotaxis regulator-like isoform X4, whose protein sequence is MSVKQFVAAMEQFFCLLIALIASSSIISAGKDTNILTPSTAPSNIATLSPLPTISSTGGMTVGTATPTQTPDDSLTMLAFGVMGFILILIVVMVILVTTINVRGRCRHTNQQEGIKSYNSVVSDRHRFTPAFFSS, encoded by the exons ATGAGTGTCAAACAATTTGTAGCAGCCATGGAGCAGTTCTTCTGTCTTCTCATTGCCCTGATTGCATCTTCATCCATCATCTCAGCAG GAAAGGACACAAACATCTTAACCCCAAGTACGGCACCTTCAAACATAGCCACTTTGTCTCCATTGCCCACTATTTCAAGCACTG GAGGAATGACAGTGGGGACAGCAACACCAACACAGACACCAGACGACAGCCTCACTATGCTTGCTTTTG GTGTGATGGGTTTCATACTCATTTTAATCGTTGTCATGGTGATCTTGGTTACCACTATCAATGTCAGGGGACGGTGTCGACACACAAATCAGCAGGAGG GTATTAAAAGTTATAACTCTGTGGTGTCTGACAG ACACAGATTCACCCCAGCTTTCTTCAGTTCGTAG
- the LOC127627718 gene encoding endothelial cell-specific chemotaxis regulator-like isoform X2, with amino-acid sequence MSVKQFVAAMEQFFCLLIALIASSSIISAGKDTNILTPSTAPSNIATLSPLPTISSTGGMTVGTATPTQTPDDSLTMLAFGVMGFILILIVVMVILVTTINVRGRCRHTNQQEGIKSYNSVVSDSNMTNNCEKESITLVSVRTINPDNDTDSPQLSSVRSTIVDNEDQDLNRDLLSIKGGP; translated from the exons ATGAGTGTCAAACAATTTGTAGCAGCCATGGAGCAGTTCTTCTGTCTTCTCATTGCCCTGATTGCATCTTCATCCATCATCTCAGCAG GAAAGGACACAAACATCTTAACCCCAAGTACGGCACCTTCAAACATAGCCACTTTGTCTCCATTGCCCACTATTTCAAGCACTG GAGGAATGACAGTGGGGACAGCAACACCAACACAGACACCAGACGACAGCCTCACTATGCTTGCTTTTG GTGTGATGGGTTTCATACTCATTTTAATCGTTGTCATGGTGATCTTGGTTACCACTATCAATGTCAGGGGACGGTGTCGACACACAAATCAGCAGGAGG GTATTAAAAGTTATAACTCTGTGGTGTCTGACAG cAACATGACCAACAACTGTGAGAAAGAGAGCATCACTCTAGTTTCTGTGAGGACAATAAACCCAGACAATG ACACAGATTCACCCCAGCTTTCTTCAGTTCGTAGCACTATAGTAGACAATGAAGATCAAGATCTCAACAGGGACCTGCTGAGCATCAAAGGCGGGCCTTGA
- the LOC127627718 gene encoding endothelial cell-specific chemotaxis regulator-like isoform X1, producing MSVKQFVAAMEQFFCLLIALIASSSIISAGKDTNILTPSTAPSNIATLSPLPTISSTGGMTVGTATPTQTPDDSLTMLAFGVMGFILILIVVMVILVTTINVRGRCRHTNQQEGGFLSLPVSFKINLHMTTNLAYNFKCFFIGIKSYNSVVSDSNMTNNCEKESITLVSVRTINPDNDTDSPQLSSVRSTIVDNEDQDLNRDLLSIKGGP from the exons ATGAGTGTCAAACAATTTGTAGCAGCCATGGAGCAGTTCTTCTGTCTTCTCATTGCCCTGATTGCATCTTCATCCATCATCTCAGCAG GAAAGGACACAAACATCTTAACCCCAAGTACGGCACCTTCAAACATAGCCACTTTGTCTCCATTGCCCACTATTTCAAGCACTG GAGGAATGACAGTGGGGACAGCAACACCAACACAGACACCAGACGACAGCCTCACTATGCTTGCTTTTG GTGTGATGGGTTTCATACTCATTTTAATCGTTGTCATGGTGATCTTGGTTACCACTATCAATGTCAGGGGACGGTGTCGACACACAAATCAGCAGGAGGGTGGgtttctctctcttcctgtcaGTTTCAAGATAAATTTACACATGACTACAAATCTAGcatataattttaaatgtttctttataGGTATTAAAAGTTATAACTCTGTGGTGTCTGACAG cAACATGACCAACAACTGTGAGAAAGAGAGCATCACTCTAGTTTCTGTGAGGACAATAAACCCAGACAATG ACACAGATTCACCCCAGCTTTCTTCAGTTCGTAGCACTATAGTAGACAATGAAGATCAAGATCTCAACAGGGACCTGCTGAGCATCAAAGGCGGGCCTTGA
- the LOC127627718 gene encoding endothelial cell-specific chemotaxis regulator-like isoform X3, with amino-acid sequence MSVKQFVAAMEQFFCLLIALIASSSIISAGKDTNILTPSTAPSNIATLSPLPTISSTGGMTVGTATPTQTPDDSLTMLAFGVMGFILILIVVMVILVTTINVRGRCRHTNQQEDTDSPQLSSVRSTIVDNEDQDLNRDLLSIKGGP; translated from the exons ATGAGTGTCAAACAATTTGTAGCAGCCATGGAGCAGTTCTTCTGTCTTCTCATTGCCCTGATTGCATCTTCATCCATCATCTCAGCAG GAAAGGACACAAACATCTTAACCCCAAGTACGGCACCTTCAAACATAGCCACTTTGTCTCCATTGCCCACTATTTCAAGCACTG GAGGAATGACAGTGGGGACAGCAACACCAACACAGACACCAGACGACAGCCTCACTATGCTTGCTTTTG GTGTGATGGGTTTCATACTCATTTTAATCGTTGTCATGGTGATCTTGGTTACCACTATCAATGTCAGGGGACGGTGTCGACACACAAATCAGCAGGAGG ACACAGATTCACCCCAGCTTTCTTCAGTTCGTAGCACTATAGTAGACAATGAAGATCAAGATCTCAACAGGGACCTGCTGAGCATCAAAGGCGGGCCTTGA
- the dnajc18 gene encoding dnaJ homolog subfamily C member 18: MDREESDRLIEKAKLCLRSGRKEKALQLLYEAQRIYPSARARVLIDAIVKNGGTTPPEEERTFTPPPGWRNSDDDGPPPHQRLGTQERREGSSDDKKSYSEEQRQGVLRIKKCKDFYEILGVPKDASDEDLKKAYRKLALRFHPDKNCAPGATDAFKAIGNAYAVLSNPEKRQLYNQYGDQGPAETSSHSSSQPHHTYGHHRTFNRDFEADISPEELFNIFFGGRFPTGNIHVYTNRGASYAHYYQPRRRRTYERREEEVEESHSQNNFTALLQLLPVLVLILISVFTQLMATNPPYSLFYKPSMGLVVSRETQHMGVMYYVDKSFEKEYRGAALEELEKTIESDYIDHLQNSCWKEKQQKSDLTNLGQLYRDERLKQKAETMKLDHCEKLQSFMGRQRGD; this comes from the exons ATGGACAGAGAGGAGTCTGACAGGCTGATAGAGAAAGCCAAACTGTGTCTGCGGTCAGGACGAAAAGAGAAAGCCCTGCAGTTGTTGTACGAGGCGCAGAGAATCTACCCCAGCGCCCGGGCGAGAG TACTAATTGATGCCATTGTGAAGAATGGTGGCACAACGCCCCCTGAAGAAGAGCGAACCTTCACGCCTCCACCCGGCTGGAGAAACTCTGATGATGACGGCCCCCCTCCACATCAGCGCCTCGGTACACAAGAGAGAAGAGAGGGGTCTAGCGATGACAAGAAGAGCTACTCAGAGGAGCAGCGGCAAGGTGTGCTCAG GATAAAGAAATGCAAAGACTTCTATGAGATTCTGGGGGTGCCGAAGGATGCTAGTGATGAAGACCTGAAGAAAGCCTACAGGAAGCTGGCTCTACGCTTCCACCCAGATAAGAACTGCGCCCCTGGAGCGACTGATGCTTTTAAAG CTATAGGCAATGCATATGCTGTGTTAAGCAACCCAGAAAAAAGGCAGCTGTACAATCAGTATGGGGACCAGGGCCCTGCAGAGACATCCAGTCATTCTTCATCCCAACCGCATCACACATATGGACACCACCGCACCTTCAACAGAGACTTTGAGGCAGACATCTCCCCAGAGGAGCTCTTCAACATCTTCTTTGGTGGCAGGTTTCCTACAG GCAACATCCATGTGTACACCAACCGAGGAGCCTCTTACGCTCATTATTATCAGCCACGCAGACGCCGTACATACGAGAGACGGGAGGAAGAGGTAGAGGAGAGCCACAGTCAG AACAACTTCACAGCTCTCCTGCAGCTTCTGCCAGTACTGGTGCTCATTCTGATATCTGTATTTACTCAGCTGATGGCCACCAACCCTCCCTACAGCCTCTTCTACAAACC GTCCATGGGGTTGGTGGTGTCCAGGGAAACCCAGCACATGGGTGTGATGTACTATGTGGATAAGAGTTTTGAGAAAGAGTACCGCGGTGCTGCCCTAGAGGAGCTGGAGAAGACCATTGAGAGTGATTATATTGACCACCTACAGAACAGCTGCTGGAAAGAGAAGCAACAGA AATCGGATCTAACTAACCTGGGGCAGCTGTACCGAGATGAGCGCCTGAAACAGAAGGCAGAAACCATGAAACTGGATCACTGTGAAAAGCTGCAAAGCTTCATGGGTCGGCAAAGAGGAGACTGA